TGCTGCAAATAAGAGGCAGAGTGATTGCCAGTGAAATTCTTTTCATAACTATTCCTTCTTCGCCTTAGGTTCAAGAGTGATGATCGAACGCTGCGTTTGTTGCGTGTACTTGTCCGCGACCTTTTTAATATCGTCGGCAGTCACTGCCTGATACTTCTCAAGATCCGTGAAAAGACTTTCATAAGTTCCTGTGACGATTTCATTCACCGCCAAGGCGCGCGCTTTACCATCCATCGTTTTCAAACTATCAACCAAGTCTTTCATCACTTGGGTTTTAGCTTTCTCGAGCTCTTTGTCCGAAACTTTTTGATTTCTTAGTTTCCAAATCTCATTGTAAACGATATCCAGAGCTTCTTGTGTTCCAAGGCCTGGCTTCATATTCACGCCGACACCCATCACACCGGCTTCTTTCATCGCATAGTTATATGCGTAAGCTGATGTCGCGATTTGTTTTTGATAAACCAGACGTTTATGCAAACGACTGGACGTGCCATAGCCCAAAATGTTGGCTGCAAGATCCAAAGCATACATGTCTTGAGAGCCCTGCTCGGGGCTGCGGAACGCGACAACGAAAGAACTGTTCTGTACGTCTTTTCTTAAAATCGCGTTTTGTTGCACCTTCTGCGGAGGCTCGGTCAAAAGTTTTCTTTCCGGCAACGCGCGAGAAGGCAATTTGCCATAATATTTTTCAATCAGGCTTTTAACTTTAGAAGTTTTGAAGTCTCCGACAAGAACAAGAACCGCGTTGTTCGGTACGTAAAACGTATTATAGAAGAAGCGCAGTTTTTCCGAGTCATAGTTGTCGATGTCCTTCATATAACCAATGACCGGCCATTTATAAGGAAGCACCTTAAACATCGTTCCCATCATCAGTTCGCGCAACAATCCCATCGGATTGTTATCCACGCGCCAACGGCGCTCTTCTTTTACAACTTCTTTTTCACTCTTTAAATCTTCCGGGCTGATCGAAAGTGAACTCATACGGTCCACTTCCATATCCATCACCAACTCGAGCTTTGAACTTGGCAGGTTTTCATAAAAACCCGTGTAGTCGTTTGTTGTGAAAGCGTTGTTCGTGATCCCGTTTTCGTGGAAGATACGATCAAAGGCTTTACCGTCATATTTCTTAGCACCCTTAAACATCATGTGCTCGAGCATGTGCGCCGCGCCCGTGACACCCGGATACTCATCGCGCGATCCAACACGGTACCATGTGTGATAACTCACCATCGGGACCGCATGGTCTTCCAACAAAATCACTGTCAGACCGTTATCCAAAACGAACTTCGTGACCGGCAAAGAAATCTTTAAAGAATCCTGAGCCGTCCACCCTTTGATGGCACCGAGCGGCTCTTTGACTTCCGGTTTCGTGTTAGGTGTGGGATCGATGGCTTGTGCTGTTAAGGAAATGCAAAGCCCCAAAAGCAAAATCGAGAAACGTGTCTTCATAGATGCTTCTTTCGTTGAATATACAATAGGTTCTAGTTTGAAACCCTAGACGACTGAATTCAACGACTTGAGGACTTTTAAGACTTTTGGCAGAGGTGTGTTCTATTGCACAACGAAGTCAGAGAAAAACACATCCTTCACGACGCCGCGATGAAGAATGCCGTTCACTTCTCCGGCAATTTTATCTTTAAGGAAAAGTTTGCCTTGGATGCTGTCGAGCTCGGCAAAATTTTTATCATTTAAAAGACGGACAATGCGGTCACGAGCTTTGGCGCGGTTTTCCGGCTCCATCACTTCTTCAAAACCTTCTTTGCCCAACATTTGCAAATTCACCTCAAGACGGATCGTGCGCTTCGGTTCGCCACCGAGGTTCACAGTGAACTTATCCATTGTGTAAACCAACGGTGCTGTGTCTTCTTCCGAGGTCGAGGCCAATTCTCTTTCCGCTTCTTCTTCCGTCACTTTGGGACTCTCCCATCCCATTGTCGAGGCATACACCATGTAACCGCCGGCACCCATCACAGCAAGATTCAAAACGGCGAATGCCACTTGAAAAATCATTGCCATGTTTTTTGGTTTTTGTGCGGGAGCCTGCGCTTGTGTTTCAGCCATGTAAACCTCGTATCATTGAAGGTATCGGTGAATCAGGCGAAGGTCTTAAGATCTTGGGCTGCTTTTTTTCAGCGGAAATGTTGCCGAAAATGTCCAAGCTTTAAACACACCTGGACGAGCACTTGACAAGACTGAGACATGTCCGCGCATAATAAAGTCATGAGACTTTTCCTCACAGGCTGCGCTTTATATTTAATCAGTCTGCCATCTTGGGCGGGCCCTGCTGCTATGCCCTCGTCTCAAAACGAAACTGCGGATTCTCTTCCCGCACCTCTTCTGCAAATCTCTGAAACCGATGCATTTTCTCGCTATGTTTTTCTTGTCGATAAAGAGCAGCGCAAGCTGACCGTCTTCGAACGCAATGGTGAGAAGATTAAAAAAGTAGACGAGTACCCTGCCGACATCGGTAAAGCCGGTGGAAATAAAACCAAGCGTGACGATCACAAAACGCCGGAGGGCATTTACTTCCTTGAGCAGCGTTTGACTCAGCCGAAAATTCCTTTCAGCTTGTATGGCGCGTTGGCTTTCACAACCAACTACCCGAATCTTTTCGATCAACGCGAAAAGAAAACAGGTTCAGGCATTTGGCTGCATGCGATTCCCGATACAGTTCCTTTGACTCGCGGTTCGCGCGGTTGTGTGGTTGTTCGTAATGAGGTCATCAAAAAACTCGACGACTATATCAAACTTCGTGAAACGCCGATTTTGATTTTTGATCACGTCAATTACTTGTCTAAAGACGAACACGAAAAACGCCGTGTCAGCATGAATGCTTTCGTGGAGTCTTGGCGCCAAGCTTGGGAACAACAAGACATTGAAAAATACATGAACTTCTATGACAAAGACTTCAAAGCTCCCGGCTTTAACTTTGATTCATGGAAAAATCATAAATCGAACTTGAAGAGCAAGTACGAGTACATCAAAGTTCACCTCTCGCAACCTTACATCGTTCAACATAACGATCAGCTGTTGGTGAAAACTTTGCAGCGCTACGAATCTGACAAACACGTCGACTACGGCGTGAAGACAATCTATGCGTTGAAAGCCGGCGACTCTTACAAAATCATTCGTGAAGAGTGGACGCCGTTTAATCAAAAAGAAGTTGCTGCAGCGATCGCTCGCGACAACTCGATGACGGCGCAAGCCAACCAATCTCAACAATAAAAAAAGCCCCGTCATTTCTGACGAGGCTTAGCCGATACATCTTATTTTATTTTAAAAAAATCTTAGTGAGATTCTTCTGTGCTTGTAGAAGCGTTCTTACCGTCGATTGTGAACTTCTCAACGTTGTGAGAAAGATCAGGAAGTTGTTCCAAGTGCTTTTGCCACTCTTCTTTAGAAACTTCACCTACAGTGAGATTTCTCTCAGTCATTCTTTTATCGAATTTCAAATTTTTATTAGCCTGAGCCAAAGACATAGTAAAAGCCCCTTTATAGTTGAAGAATTCTTTATAGCGAATTGGACCGAGGTTGTCCAGTCCTTGAGCAACCCCGACCGGCGCCAAATCGCATTATTTGCATTACATGCTATAGAAGAACTCTTCTTTCACGATTTTGCCGTCCCGGACCGTATAGAGCCCGACTTCCTCGCCCTGCTCCCGCTGTTGGGTGTCTTTATTGACGGTATCGTACTTAAAATGCACGACAAAGCGGTCTCCCAAGGGAAAGGGGCCATGGGCCTCTACGGAGTTGATCTGGTGGTGATCCAGCCACCACTGGTTCTTTTTACGAATCTCATCAATGCCCTTAGCCTGAGATGGAAAATTCGGCATCGACATCGCCTCAATACTGACAATGTCAGGAGAATAAAGCTTCTCCACCGCATCTAAATTCTTACCCTGCTTACAAAACTCAACAAGCTTCTTACCCACTTCAAGAGACGTTTCCATAACAAAGTCCTCCTGAAACCACGGTAACAAAGCCAGGATACCAACAAAATTTATAAACAGTTAATGTGCGAACAATCGTAAAAAACGGTTAACCGGTTCTAAAAACCGCAAATGCAAGGCGCGAGGAGAAAGGCGTACTCCGAGTCTGCCGCCGACGAGCGACGCAGTCAGTTGCGGCTTTTAGGACCGTTAGTTCCAGTACTTTGGGGGTTTGTTGTTTTTTTCGTTATCTACAACGAGGCGAAGGTTACGACCCTTGGATTTGGATTTTTTCTTCCACTCATTGCGGTCAAACCACGATTTGATTTTCAAACACACGTAACCGGAGACAAGGCCGCCCAAGTGCGCCAGATAAGCGACTTCGCCGCCGCTCACACTGGAGGTCATCATCGATGCTAATTGCACAAGCCCCATCAACGCGACAAAGTAGCGAGTCTTCATTGGGAAAAGCATAAAGAAGTAAACGATACGCTCACCAAAGATGATTCCTTGTGCGAGCAAAAGCCCGAAGACCGCACCCGAAGCGCCGATCACAGGAACGATCAAACCTGTTTGTGAGCCCGTAGCCAAAGCGTAAATCCAGACGCCCAAACAGTAAAGAATCGCAGCCCCGATGCCAGAAACGAAGTAATAGATCAGGAAAAATTTCGTGCCCCAGCGTTGCTCAAGCTCGGCGCCGAAGAACCACAACATCAACATGTTGAAAAGAATATGAGTGACCTGCAAAGAGTGCAGGAACATGTAGGTGCCTAGTTGCCAGATCTGAAAATCGAAAAGAACTTTACCCGGGAAAAGACCAAAGATGGACGTAAAAGGCACGCGCAAGAAACCTTCCATGATTACCTGGAAGATAAACCACACAGCCACATTGATGATGAGCAACCACTTCACTGCTGGAGTTAGCGGAGCCGTTTGGAAGGTCATGCCTCTGTTCATTTTTTTAAAATACTCCAAAGCTTCTCGTAGGTCTGCTCGAGACTTTCAACCAAGACCTTAGTCTCAGCGATCAACGGGAAGAAATTAAGGTCGCCGGCCCATCGTGGGATTAAATGATAATGCAAGTGTTCAGGAATGCCCGCCCCGGCGACGGCGCCATGATTCAGTCCCAGGTTGATGCCCCCGGGTTCGTAGACTTCCGTCAGAGCCTTCATCGTCAAACGAATGGTATCCTGCAAATCGCGAAATTCTTCCTCTGACAATTTGAGTAGATCTCCGCAATGTCTTTGCGGCAATACAAGCACATGCCCACTGTTATAAGGAAACTTATTAAGAACAACCATGGAGTGCTTGGTTTTATGCACGCACAAAGTTTCGAATGAAACATCTTCCTTCGCCGCTCGACAAAAAACGCAGCCTTCCGGCTTTATCAGTTTGCGCACATACTTCATCCGGTCAGGACGGAAAAGAACGTCACGCTCCATCGGCCAAACATCTTGAGCGATTTGAATCCGTGCGGCTGAAGAGGCCGAAGCCTTTCCTTTTTTCGCCATCTTCTTCGTCGCTTTTGATTTCGTTTTTTTCTTTACGGCCATTCCCGGCTACTCCCAGTAACCAGGCATCAACAATAAAGGTTGATTCAGGAATTGGGCACGCAAGATAAACTTCATCGCGCCTTCAATATCAGGTCCGAAAGATTTGCCCTTCAGAATATCCGCATACTCTGCAAGACTGTTGACGTCGTCTTCGCGATCGTCAGCACCCAAATCGAAAATGCTCACGCGTTTTTTGGGAACCTCAAAGATGTCGTAATCGTCACCCAGCTTTGCAGTCTCTGCCGCCAACTTCACGGCGTCTTCAAAGAAACCTTCTTGGTCCGCAAAACCCATTTTTACAGCCGTCGCGCCTGTGAAAACACGGCCATCGGCGTACTCTGATACAACGTCTTCTTTGAGATTGCGCTCTTTCATCACAGTCGTTTTAAACTGACCGTACACTTCGTCGATCATCGTTTGAAAAAGAGCTCTTTCATCTTCACGCATCGCTCTGTATTCAGCACCAGAGTCTTTGAATTTTCCGGAAGTGATCGAGAAGCGAGAGATCTTCGCCCACTCGTAAAGTTTTTCGATGTTCGCGAATTCCATGATGACGCCGATCGAACCGATCAGTGCGCCCGGAGCCACCACGATTTTGTCGCAGGCTACAGCGGCATAATAAGCGCCGCTCGCCATGACTCCGGTTGTGACACAGATCACGGGCTTCTTAAGTTCTTCGCGCACGCGCTTGATCTCGTGGAAGATTTCTTGCGAAGGCCCCACCGCCCCGCCTGGAGAATTGATATTGATAAGGATCGCTTTCACCTTATCTTCTTCTCTGTATTTTTTGAGATTTTTAAGGAACTTCTTTCCGTTTAAGATCACGCCATTCATATCCAATTGAAGAATGGTGTTTCTTGCCGTCACTCGTTTTTCAGCATCACCGAAAAAGTCGCCGCCCATTTTGAGCAAAGCCCCAATGCCGACAAAAACGAGAAAAATGATCACTAACTTCTTAAGAAAAGAACCTTTCATATGGCACCTGCACTTGATGAAGAGTCCTAGACCTTAAATGGTAAAAGGACCCAGATTAGGGTCCCTTTTTTAGACTTTACAGTCAATGCCAGGCGCAGAGGACCCCTACCATTGGCACGTAAGTCCTAGAGGCGCCTCAGCAAAAAAAAAGGACCCTTTTCAGGGTCCTTTCTTAAGACATTTCAGTCAGAGTCTAAAAGACAATTACTGCTTGTCAGTTTTTACGTTTTTCAACTGGTCAGCAAACAAGTCACCGAAAGTAGACTTGGAAGTTGCAGTCGCTTTTTTAACGTAATCGTCAACATCCGCTTTTGCTTCACGAAGTTTAACGAGTTTTGCAGACAAACCGATCTTACGAGCGTCTTTGTCGATAGAGATAACTTCAGCTTTTACAGTTTGACCTGGCTTAATGAAGTCTTCAACTGAGTTGATTTTGTCAGTTGTAAGTTCAGAAATGTGGATCAAACCTTCGATATCAGACTCAAGCTCAACGAAAGCACCAAAATCAGCTGTCTTAGTTACTTTAACGTCGTGTTGTGTTCCGATAGCGTATTTGTTCTCGATGTTAGCCCAAGGATCAGATTCAAGTTGTTTGATACCCAAAGAGAATCTTTCGTTCTCGATGTCTACACCTAGAACAACCGCGCGTACTTTTTGACCTTTAGTGAACATTTCACTTGGGTGGTTCACGCGTTTAGTCCAAGAGAAGTCAGAGATGTGAACTAGACCGTCGATGCCTTCTTCGATGCCGATGAAGATACCGAAGTCAGTTACAGACTTCACTTCGCCTTCGATGATTGTTCCTGGAGGATAAGATTCTTTCATCTCAACCCAAGGATTTGCTTGAAGCTGTTTCATACCCAAGCTGATGCGGCGGTTCTCAGTGTCAACCTCAAGAACTACAACTTCAACTTCTTGGTCTACAGCTACGATTTGAGAAGGATGTTTTACACGTTTTGTCCAAGACATTTCAGAAACGTGGATCAAACCTTCGATGCCTTCGCCAAGTTCAACGAATGCGCCGTATTCAGCCAAAGAAACAACTTTTCCTTTAAGCTTAGTGCCTGGAGGATAAGAAGCTTTAACAGATTCCCAAGGATCAGAAGTCAATTGCTTCATGCCCAAAGAAACGCGTTCTTTTTCTTTGTCGTATTTAAGAACTTTAACTTGGATTTCGTCGCCAACATTCAACATTTCTGATGGATGTTTTACGCGGCCCCAAGACATGTCTGTGATGTGCAACAAACCGTCCATGCCACCAAGGTCGATGAATGCTCCGTAGTCAGTGATGTTTTTAACAACACCAGTAACGATAGAACCTTCCGCCATAGTGTCCAAAGTTTGTGAACGGAGACTGTCACGTTCTTCTTCAAGAAGCGCACGGCGAGAAAGAACGATGTTGCCACGTTTCTTGTTGAATTTGATAACTTTGAATTTGAACTTTTTGCCAAGGTATACGTCCATGTTGCGAACAGGGCGTAGATCGATTTGAGATCCAGGCAAGAATGCTTTAACGCCGATATCAACGCTCAAGCCGCCTTTAACTTTAGCAACAACAGTACCTTCGATAACTTCTTCGTTCTCAGCTGCTTTAGAGATATCAGTCCATGCGCGAAGCATGTCAGCTTTGTCTTTAGAAAGAACGATCATACCGTTTTCATTTTCGATACGGTCGATAAGAACTTCTACTTTGTCTCCAGCTTTCACTTCACGAACGCCGTCAACAATACGGAATTCATTGATCGCGATCAAACCTTCAGACTTGTAGTTAATGTCTACTAGAACATAGTCAGATTGAACTTCTACTACAGTACCAGTGACAACGTCGCCGACTTTGAAGTCTTGCTCTTTCATGGAAGCTTCGAATAGATTTTCGAAATCTCCTTTGTCTGCTTTTGCACTCAAGATGCCAGGATTTGCAGGAACTTTAGAGTCTTCCGCATCCAAGAAAGCTAGAACTTTCTGTTTTTCAAGCTCGGCTTTGTTTAATTGTTTCGTCATATCGTTTTTTTAAAACCTCCCACGTAGTAAGTTCTCCTGGAACCTACCCGTTACCTTTCTTCACCTCTTTGGGCGAATCACTGGTTTAGCGAGCTAAGGGGGCGAAAGTCAAAGGTTTTACGCATGGCGCCGACAGCTCCTTTGAAAGCCTTCAACGGAGGGGCGTCAAAACGAACCTATTTGATTTGAGGCAAGGATTCACTCTTTTCACTGACAAGTCTGGGATTCTTCAAAAGCATTATCCCGCGGCGGAGGGATCTATGCGTGGCCTTGGAATCGGAGCTTTCCTACTCTTACTGCCCCTCATTTCAGGGGCGCGTCCCATCTATCACAAAGAAATCACGTCGGCCTTGCGCTTTCTTGAAGCCTATCAAACAACAGGGGACGACGGCTACGACGTCGGCCAGTGGCGCGCGCGTGTGACGTCCTACGTGCCGAGTGCGATTGGCGTCGGCAAATTCAACGTGCCCTTCGAAGAACCCACCGCTTTTGTCGCCTCTTCCGTCGCGAATGTTTTGGCAGAGATTTATTTTCTTGATGATCGTTACGATCGCATCCCCGCGATGATTGCACGCACCGTAGACGGTTATCAAAAATATTATTGGGGAAGTTTGTTCAACTTTTATCCTCCCGCGCGCTTTAAAGGAGTCAAAGTCCGCCAGCCCCGCTACATGTACTTAGCGCCGCAGTGGAAAGGTTTCGCGAACATTCCGCCGGACGCCGATACGACTTCTGTTGCTTACACGACTCTGCACTACTTGCAAAAAATCAAAGGTCAAACACCGGCCGAGCTCCCCGCACAAGTGCTTAATGCTTTTTCGTCCGCCCGCGATTTGCACCGAGCGCCTCATGTTTACAACGCTGCTCAAGGGCATTTTCAAACGGGCGCCTTTCTAACGTGGCTTTGGGACGAAAAAAATCCTGCGATGCCACGAAATATTTTTGCAGCTCCTCATCGCGGCACACGCATTCCATTTAATTTTAATGACGTGGATTGTGTCGTGAATGCGAATGTCGTGAAACTTCTGACGGCGGCGGGGAAAACTTCCGGCCCCGGCTATCGCGCCGCTTGCGATCATCTCAATCGCGTGGTCCGACAAAAACAGTTTTATTTTTGCGGAATGTACTATCCCAGCTACTATGCACTTCCCTACACCATCGCCACGGCTCTTGACGGCGGCGCCTCCTGTTTAGAGTCCGCGCAAGAACGAGTGCTTAATTTTATCATTGCGAAACAACATCGCGACGGCTCGTGGCGAAACAGTTTCTTGGCAAGACCAGATTATATTCAATCCACCGCATGGGCTTTGAACACATTGATGATCTTGGGCGATCCTGAGAATGAACTGCATCGCAAGCGCATCCGTCGCGGCCTGCGTTTTTTATTGTCACAAGCAGAGCGTGACTCTTCAGGACGTCTTTATTGGCCCGGCCAGGTTTTTTATGCCGCCACCTTTATTGCGCGCTATCCGGTCGTATGGCGATCTACATCCTACACCACCGCATTAGCCGCGAAAGCTTTGTTGATGGCAGATCGGTTTCTCGAATAGCAAAATAGCCATGAACAGTTTGTCAGCCTGCACGCAGACGTCGTTGCACAAACATTTCTTTGCAAAACAAAATTAGCTAGGCCCCTATAAACACAGTGATATTATAGAGAGCGTGAGCTTAGCCCATTCTTATCACTCAGAACTTGTGATTCTTTCAATATTGGTGGCGACATTCGCGGCCTATGTGGCTCTTGATATCGTGTTACGAATTAAAGAAACCCTGGGTAGCGGAATGAAGACGTGGCTCTTTGCCGGCGCCGTAGCCATGGGGCTGGGAATCTGGAGCATGCACTTCGTCGGTATGCTTGCCATGGATATGATGGGAATGACCGTCGGTTATGATCTCCCGCTGTCCGTGCTTTCCGTTCTTGTGGCGATTGGAGCTTCAGGTCTCGCTTTTTATATTGTAAGCCGTCCTTCCGTTTCGTTTTTTTCCATTGTGATCGGCGGTCTTATGATGTCCGTCGCGATTTCAGGAATGCACTATATTGGTATGGCGTCGATGCGCATGCCGGCCCGAATTGAATGGAACTATGGTTTGATTGCCCTTTCGGTGCTGATTGCTGCGTTCGCCTCGTTTGCGGCTCTGGGCGTGTCTTTGCGTTTTCGCACCACGCGCCGTACGACACGACTGCACGTCTTTGCCAGTCTGCTTATGGGATTGGCGGTCTCTGGCATGCATTACACTGGCATGGCGGC
This region of Bdellovibrio sp. 22V genomic DNA includes:
- a CDS encoding flagellar basal body-associated FliL family protein; this translates as MAETQAQAPAQKPKNMAMIFQVAFAVLNLAVMGAGGYMVYASTMGWESPKVTEEEAERELASTSEEDTAPLVYTMDKFTVNLGGEPKRTIRLEVNLQMLGKEGFEEVMEPENRAKARDRIVRLLNDKNFAELDSIQGKLFLKDKIAGEVNGILHRGVVKDVFFSDFVVQ
- a CDS encoding HIT domain-containing protein codes for the protein MAVKKKTKSKATKKMAKKGKASASSAARIQIAQDVWPMERDVLFRPDRMKYVRKLIKPEGCVFCRAAKEDVSFETLCVHKTKHSMVVLNKFPYNSGHVLVLPQRHCGDLLKLSEEEFRDLQDTIRLTMKALTEVYEPGGINLGLNHGAVAGAGIPEHLHYHLIPRWAGDLNFFPLIAETKVLVESLEQTYEKLWSILKK
- a CDS encoding rhomboid family intramembrane serine protease, which translates into the protein MNRGMTFQTAPLTPAVKWLLIINVAVWFIFQVIMEGFLRVPFTSIFGLFPGKVLFDFQIWQLGTYMFLHSLQVTHILFNMLMLWFFGAELEQRWGTKFFLIYYFVSGIGAAILYCLGVWIYALATGSQTGLIVPVIGASGAVFGLLLAQGIIFGERIVYFFMLFPMKTRYFVALMGLVQLASMMTSSVSGGEVAYLAHLGGLVSGYVCLKIKSWFDRNEWKKKSKSKGRNLRLVVDNEKNNKPPKYWN
- a CDS encoding pitrilysin family protein: MKTRFSILLLGLCISLTAQAIDPTPNTKPEVKEPLGAIKGWTAQDSLKISLPVTKFVLDNGLTVILLEDHAVPMVSYHTWYRVGSRDEYPGVTGAAHMLEHMMFKGAKKYDGKAFDRIFHENGITNNAFTTNDYTGFYENLPSSKLELVMDMEVDRMSSLSISPEDLKSEKEVVKEERRWRVDNNPMGLLRELMMGTMFKVLPYKWPVIGYMKDIDNYDSEKLRFFYNTFYVPNNAVLVLVGDFKTSKVKSLIEKYYGKLPSRALPERKLLTEPPQKVQQNAILRKDVQNSSFVVAFRSPEQGSQDMYALDLAANILGYGTSSRLHKRLVYQKQIATSAYAYNYAMKEAGVMGVGVNMKPGLGTQEALDIVYNEIWKLRNQKVSDKELEKAKTQVMKDLVDSLKTMDGKARALAVNEIVTGTYESLFTDLEKYQAVTADDIKKVADKYTQQTQRSIITLEPKAKKE
- a CDS encoding nuclear transport factor 2 family protein; its protein translation is METSLEVGKKLVEFCKQGKNLDAVEKLYSPDIVSIEAMSMPNFPSQAKGIDEIRKKNQWWLDHHQINSVEAHGPFPLGDRFVVHFKYDTVNKDTQQREQGEEVGLYTVRDGKIVKEEFFYSM
- a CDS encoding prenyltransferase/squalene oxidase repeat-containing protein, which encodes MRGLGIGAFLLLLPLISGARPIYHKEITSALRFLEAYQTTGDDGYDVGQWRARVTSYVPSAIGVGKFNVPFEEPTAFVASSVANVLAEIYFLDDRYDRIPAMIARTVDGYQKYYWGSLFNFYPPARFKGVKVRQPRYMYLAPQWKGFANIPPDADTTSVAYTTLHYLQKIKGQTPAELPAQVLNAFSSARDLHRAPHVYNAAQGHFQTGAFLTWLWDEKNPAMPRNIFAAPHRGTRIPFNFNDVDCVVNANVVKLLTAAGKTSGPGYRAACDHLNRVVRQKQFYFCGMYYPSYYALPYTIATALDGGASCLESAQERVLNFIIAKQHRDGSWRNSFLARPDYIQSTAWALNTLMILGDPENELHRKRIRRGLRFLLSQAERDSSGRLYWPGQVFYAATFIARYPVVWRSTSYTTALAAKALLMADRFLE
- a CDS encoding L,D-transpeptidase family protein yields the protein MRLFLTGCALYLISLPSWAGPAAMPSSQNETADSLPAPLLQISETDAFSRYVFLVDKEQRKLTVFERNGEKIKKVDEYPADIGKAGGNKTKRDDHKTPEGIYFLEQRLTQPKIPFSLYGALAFTTNYPNLFDQREKKTGSGIWLHAIPDTVPLTRGSRGCVVVRNEVIKKLDDYIKLRETPILIFDHVNYLSKDEHEKRRVSMNAFVESWRQAWEQQDIEKYMNFYDKDFKAPGFNFDSWKNHKSNLKSKYEYIKVHLSQPYIVQHNDQLLVKTLQRYESDKHVDYGVKTIYALKAGDSYKIIREEWTPFNQKEVAAAIARDNSMTAQANQSQQ
- the sppA gene encoding signal peptide peptidase SppA — its product is MKGSFLKKLVIIFLVFVGIGALLKMGGDFFGDAEKRVTARNTILQLDMNGVILNGKKFLKNLKKYREEDKVKAILININSPGGAVGPSQEIFHEIKRVREELKKPVICVTTGVMASGAYYAAVACDKIVVAPGALIGSIGVIMEFANIEKLYEWAKISRFSITSGKFKDSGAEYRAMREDERALFQTMIDEVYGQFKTTVMKERNLKEDVVSEYADGRVFTGATAVKMGFADQEGFFEDAVKLAAETAKLGDDYDIFEVPKKRVSIFDLGADDREDDVNSLAEYADILKGKSFGPDIEGAMKFILRAQFLNQPLLLMPGYWE
- a CDS encoding 30S ribosomal protein S1 is translated as MTKQLNKAELEKQKVLAFLDAEDSKVPANPGILSAKADKGDFENLFEASMKEQDFKVGDVVTGTVVEVQSDYVLVDINYKSEGLIAINEFRIVDGVREVKAGDKVEVLIDRIENENGMIVLSKDKADMLRAWTDISKAAENEEVIEGTVVAKVKGGLSVDIGVKAFLPGSQIDLRPVRNMDVYLGKKFKFKVIKFNKKRGNIVLSRRALLEEERDSLRSQTLDTMAEGSIVTGVVKNITDYGAFIDLGGMDGLLHITDMSWGRVKHPSEMLNVGDEIQVKVLKYDKEKERVSLGMKQLTSDPWESVKASYPPGTKLKGKVVSLAEYGAFVELGEGIEGLIHVSEMSWTKRVKHPSQIVAVDQEVEVVVLEVDTENRRISLGMKQLQANPWVEMKESYPPGTIIEGEVKSVTDFGIFIGIEEGIDGLVHISDFSWTKRVNHPSEMFTKGQKVRAVVLGVDIENERFSLGIKQLESDPWANIENKYAIGTQHDVKVTKTADFGAFVELESDIEGLIHISELTTDKINSVEDFIKPGQTVKAEVISIDKDARKIGLSAKLVKLREAKADVDDYVKKATATSKSTFGDLFADQLKNVKTDKQ